A region of the Myxococcus stipitatus DSM 14675 genome:
GACTCGCTGCGCGTCGCGCTGAGGGCGCAGGCCGTGGACCCAGGTGTGTCTCCCGAGTTGGAGGCGCGGGTCCACCGGTTGGCCATGCGTCCTCGCTGGGCCCTCTCCAGGGGCGCGCTCGCGGCGGGAGGCGCCATCGCGGCGCTGTTGGCTGTCGGCGTGTTCTGGACGTCGCGGACGGGCCTCGTGGGAGGCATGAACGACGCGCTCGCGATGGACCTGGAGCGGCATCACCTCAAGGCGTTCTCGCGCGCGGCGCCGTGTGAGTTCGAGTCCTCGAATCCGGAGGACGTCAAGGCGTGGGTGGAGCGGGAGGTCGGCTACGCGGTGGACGTGCCGTCGGTGCCGGGGGCGGAGCTGCTGGGGGCTCGCCGCTGCCAGCTGCATGGCGAGGTCTCCGCTTCGCTGCTGTACAGGCATGGGGACAAGGCGATGACCCTCTTCCTGCCGGAGCCGGGCTCGCCCGTCGCGAAGGCCGCCGCGCGCTTCGCGGGGGACGGGACTCGCTGCACACAGGGGCCGGTGGGCGAGCGCATCTGCGTGGCTCCTCGGGGAAGCGGGCACGCGGCCCTGGCTGTTTCGGAGGCGGAGTCACCGGTGCTTCTCGAGGCCCTGGCTCGCTTGTCTCCTTGAACCCTTCGTCGAGTGGCCGGGAACTTTCGAGGGTTCCCGCCGTGTCCTCGCGCGCATGAGTGATTGTCTTCAGCGGTTGTTCCGCCACGGTGTGGGAGGTTCGCGATGAGCCTGGGCCTTCCCGGCATCTTCCTCGCGGGGCTGCTGACGTTCCTGTCCCCCTGCATCCTCCCGCTGGTCCCCTTCTACCTGTCGTTCCTCGCGGGCGTGTCCCTGTCTCAGTTGCGAGAGACGGGCGGCACCGCGCGACGTCCCTGGGGCGTGGCGCTGGCGTTCTCGCTGGGGCTCGCGACGGTGTTCATCGCGCTGGGGATGGCGGCCACCGCCGTGGGCGGGGCGCTCTCGGAGCACCGCGACTGGCTCCTGCGCTTGGGTGGCGTCGCGCTGCTCCTGCTCGGACTCAAGCAGCTGGGGCTCATCAAGCTTCCCTGGGTGGACCGGGAGTCGCGGCCGTGGCTGGACCGCGTGCGCAAGGGGGGCAGTGTCGCGGGGGCCTTCTTGTTCGGCGGCGCCTTCGCGCTGGGCTGGACGCCGTGCATCGGCCCCGTGCTCGGGGCGGTGCTCACGTACACCGCCGCCTCCACCTCCGAGCCGCTGATGGGCGCGCTCTATCTGGGCACCTATGCCGCGGGACTGTCCGTCCCCCTGGTGCTCACGGCGGCCATCGCGCCCTTGGCGCTGAAGTGGATGGAGCGCGCGAAGCGCCACCTGCGCAAGTTCGAGATGGCCACGGGCGTGCTGCTCGTCGGCGTGGGGGTGTTGCTCTTCACTGACTCGCTGCAGAAGCTGGTGCCCTCGGTCCAGGCGGTGGAGGTCGCCGCTCCCGTGCAGTCGTCGGCGCCCGTGACGGCGGAGGCGGCGGTGTGTGGCACGGAGTCGGAGGGCGCGTGTGCGCTTCCGGAGCAGGGCTTTGTTCCCTCGAGCGACGCCCCCTCCGTGCTGGCTGGCGTCAAGCGCCCGACGATGGTGGAGTTCGTGAGCCAGAGCTGCCCCGTGTGTCAGCGGATGGAGCCCGTGGTGGCCATGGCGGCGCAGGTGTGCTCACACGAGGGAGTTGACGTCCTGCGTCTGGATGTCGGCACCGCGGAGGGGCGGCAGGCCGCGAACCGCCATGGCGTGCGAGGGGTGCCCACGTTCCTCTTCCTGGACGGTGCTGGCCAGGAGGTCGCGCGGCGGGTGGGCGAGCAGCCCCTGACCTCGCTCCGTGAGGGGCTGGAGACGATTGCCGGCGTGCGTTGTGCCGGCCTCCTCCCGACGGAGGCTCCCACGGCGCCCCAGGGGAGCGCCGGCACCTGATGGCCGGTGTCCAGGGGGTGAATCCTTTCGCCCCCTTCGTGACTCTCACCTCGCTGAATCATCACCTGCTGGAGGCCCTCGAGGCTCCGGCGCGGGTTGGAGTCACGCCATGAAGCTCGTTCTCGTTGCTGTCGCAGTGCTCGCGGGTGTGCTGGGAGTCGCATGTACGCGCGAGCGGCCGGAAGTCCGTGCCGAGGCCCACAAGTGGGTGGAGTCCGGCGCCCTGCTGGTGGACGTTCGCACGCCGGAGGAGTTCGCGGACGGCCACCTGCCCGGTGCGTTGAACATCCCGGTGGACCAGCTCTCGGAGCGGCTGGGGGAGCTCGGCTCGCCCGAGAAGCCCGTGGTCGTCTATTGCCGCAGCGGCAAGCGCAGCACCCGTGCGGAGACGATGCTGAAGGAGCGAGGCTTCCAGCAGGTCCTCAACCTGGGGCCCATGTCGGCCTGGGAGTGATGGCGCGGTGCGCTGCCGGCCGTGAGTCCCTGACGGGAACTTCGCGCGGCGGGCCTGGTGTCCTGCGAGGGCTCTCTTTCCCCTTCCAAGGTGCTTCACGATGATTCGTCTCCTCCGCGCGCCCGCTGTCTGTCTGGCCCTGTGGGCCCTGGCTTCGGGCTGTGCGACCTCGCGGGCCGGTGTCGACACGACGGCCTCCGCGCGTCAGCAGCTCACCGTGCTCTATGTCGCGGACCTGCATGCCCAGCTCCGCGCTCATCCCGAGCTCTTCTGGCGGG
Encoded here:
- a CDS encoding anti-sigma factor family protein, whose protein sequence is MEACSLEWQERLSAAFDGENPAHEQRALEQHLARCAGCARELARYDSLRVALRAQAVDPGVSPELEARVHRLAMRPRWALSRGALAAGGAIAALLAVGVFWTSRTGLVGGMNDALAMDLERHHLKAFSRAAPCEFESSNPEDVKAWVEREVGYAVDVPSVPGAELLGARRCQLHGEVSASLLYRHGDKAMTLFLPEPGSPVAKAAARFAGDGTRCTQGPVGERICVAPRGSGHAALAVSEAESPVLLEALARLSP
- a CDS encoding cytochrome c biogenesis protein CcdA, with protein sequence MSLGLPGIFLAGLLTFLSPCILPLVPFYLSFLAGVSLSQLRETGGTARRPWGVALAFSLGLATVFIALGMAATAVGGALSEHRDWLLRLGGVALLLLGLKQLGLIKLPWVDRESRPWLDRVRKGGSVAGAFLFGGAFALGWTPCIGPVLGAVLTYTAASTSEPLMGALYLGTYAAGLSVPLVLTAAIAPLALKWMERAKRHLRKFEMATGVLLVGVGVLLFTDSLQKLVPSVQAVEVAAPVQSSAPVTAEAAVCGTESEGACALPEQGFVPSSDAPSVLAGVKRPTMVEFVSQSCPVCQRMEPVVAMAAQVCSHEGVDVLRLDVGTAEGRQAANRHGVRGVPTFLFLDGAGQEVARRVGEQPLTSLREGLETIAGVRCAGLLPTEAPTAPQGSAGT
- a CDS encoding rhodanese-like domain-containing protein gives rise to the protein MKLVLVAVAVLAGVLGVACTRERPEVRAEAHKWVESGALLVDVRTPEEFADGHLPGALNIPVDQLSERLGELGSPEKPVVVYCRSGKRSTRAETMLKERGFQQVLNLGPMSAWE